The following proteins come from a genomic window of Denitromonas sp.:
- a CDS encoding TAXI family TRAP transporter solute-binding subunit, with protein MKKLTVLAAALAFGAGFGTPAQAETKFVTIGTGGVTGVYYAAGGAICRLMNKDRATHGIRCSVESTGGSVYNVNTIRAGELDFGVAQSDWQYHAVKGTSKFADAGPFTDMRAVFSIHPEPMTVVARADANIKQFSDFKGKRFNIGNPGSGTRASMEELLKALGMSKDDFSLASELKADEHGAALCDNKIDGFFYGVGHPSANIQDPTTTCGAKLVPLTGPAIDKLVAENSFYAKAEIPGGLYAGNPNPTPTYGVVASFVSSTKTSPEVVYALVKAVFENFDDFKKLHPAFANLKPEEMIKNGLSAPLHEGAVKYYKEKGWM; from the coding sequence ATGAAGAAGCTCACCGTACTCGCCGCCGCGCTCGCGTTCGGCGCCGGCTTTGGCACACCCGCCCAGGCCGAAACCAAGTTCGTCACCATCGGCACCGGCGGGGTCACCGGGGTGTACTACGCCGCGGGCGGCGCCATCTGCCGCCTGATGAACAAGGATCGCGCCACCCACGGCATCCGCTGCTCGGTCGAGAGCACCGGCGGCTCGGTGTACAACGTCAACACCATCCGCGCCGGCGAGCTGGACTTCGGCGTCGCCCAGTCCGACTGGCAGTACCACGCCGTCAAGGGCACCAGCAAGTTTGCCGATGCCGGCCCCTTCACCGACATGCGTGCGGTGTTCTCGATCCACCCCGAGCCGATGACCGTCGTCGCCCGCGCCGACGCCAACATCAAGCAGTTCTCGGACTTCAAGGGCAAGCGCTTCAACATCGGCAACCCCGGCTCGGGCACCCGCGCCTCGATGGAAGAGCTGCTCAAGGCCCTGGGCATGAGCAAGGACGACTTCTCGCTGGCCTCGGAGCTCAAGGCCGATGAACACGGCGCCGCGCTGTGCGACAACAAGATCGACGGCTTCTTCTACGGCGTCGGCCACCCCTCGGCCAACATCCAGGACCCGACCACCACCTGCGGCGCCAAGCTGGTGCCGCTGACCGGCCCGGCCATCGACAAGCTGGTCGCCGAGAACAGCTTCTACGCCAAGGCCGAGATCCCCGGAGGCCTGTATGCCGGCAACCCCAACCCGACGCCGACCTACGGCGTGGTGGCCAGCTTCGTGAGCTCGACCAAGACCTCACCGGAGGTGGTGTATGCGCTGGTCAAGGCGGTGTTCGAGAACTTCGACGACTTCAAGAAACTGCACCCGGCCTTTGCCAACCTGAAGCCCGAAGAGATGATCAAGAACGGCCTGTCTGCCCCGCTGCATGAGGGCGCCGTGAAGTACTACAAGGAAAAGGGCTGGATGTAA
- a CDS encoding DMT family transporter produces MSAPPLTSIYLKLVLTTAFWGGTFIAGRYVAQQMPHFLAASGRFLIALIPLFLFTLTIGGGLTRLNKRQWLGTVLLGATGVFTYNTFFLGGLAHIPASRAALIVALSPIMTMLVMRFLAHERWTWLRVVGVLLSLTGVSMVITRGDYASAFSGAIGRGELYIFIAVAAWVAYTVIGRYTLAGMSAAAATTWSTLWGTLMLLVPASADLMSPALAWPDGWSWVAMAYLGVFGTAVAFFWYNQAVAAIGPARATLFTNLVPVFAVVLSVLLLGERLVLASLIGGAMVIAGVILANRPGAVLPPGRG; encoded by the coding sequence ATGTCCGCGCCCCCTCTAACGTCGATCTATCTCAAGCTGGTGCTGACGACCGCCTTCTGGGGGGGCACCTTCATCGCCGGGCGCTATGTGGCGCAGCAGATGCCGCACTTCCTGGCCGCCAGCGGGCGCTTCCTGATCGCGCTGATTCCGCTGTTCCTGTTCACGCTGACGATCGGCGGCGGGCTGACCCGGCTCAACAAGCGGCAGTGGCTCGGTACCGTGCTGCTCGGCGCGACCGGCGTGTTCACCTACAACACTTTTTTCCTCGGCGGGCTGGCGCATATTCCGGCCTCGCGGGCGGCGCTCATCGTGGCCCTGTCGCCGATCATGACCATGCTGGTGATGCGTTTTCTCGCGCATGAGCGCTGGACCTGGCTGCGGGTGGTCGGGGTGCTGCTGTCGCTGACCGGGGTGTCGATGGTCATCACCCGCGGCGACTACGCCAGCGCCTTCAGCGGCGCGATTGGGCGGGGCGAGCTGTATATCTTCATCGCCGTGGCGGCCTGGGTGGCCTACACGGTGATCGGCCGCTATACCCTGGCCGGCATGAGCGCCGCTGCGGCCACCACCTGGTCCACGCTGTGGGGCACCCTGATGTTGCTGGTGCCGGCCAGCGCCGATCTGATGTCGCCCGCGCTGGCCTGGCCGGACGGCTGGTCGTGGGTGGCCATGGCCTATCTTGGCGTGTTCGGGACGGCGGTGGCCTTCTTCTGGTACAACCAGGCGGTGGCTGCGATCGGGCCGGCCCGGGCGACCCTGTTCACCAACCTGGTGCCGGTGTTTGCGGTGGTGCTGTCGGTGCTGCTGCTCGGCGAGCGGCTGGTGCTCGCCAGCCTGATCGGCGGGGCGATGGTGATCGCCGGTGTCATCCTGGCCAACCGGCCGGGGGCGGTGTTGCCGCCGGGGCGTGGCTGA
- a CDS encoding helix-turn-helix domain-containing protein → MTHMEYGQFCPIAKATEVIGEKWTLLIIRELLMGGSRFNELQRGLSLISPTLLSKRLDWLVEHGLVMKKKIAGQRGHEYFPTACCQELQPIILALGGWGMRWARSNLTDKDYDVEMLMLYLKRSIVTEKLIGRETVVRFKFTDVETYPDWWLVVAGDEIDLCVKDPGKDVDVYFTCGVKTLADIWMGENTYREAMRDGGLSVVGHRALTQNVGAWMRNAIFVDPAFSRVE, encoded by the coding sequence ATGACCCATATGGAATACGGTCAGTTCTGCCCGATCGCCAAGGCGACCGAGGTCATTGGAGAAAAGTGGACCCTGCTGATCATTCGCGAGCTGTTGATGGGCGGCTCGCGGTTCAACGAGTTGCAGCGGGGGCTGAGCCTGATTTCTCCCACATTGCTCTCCAAGCGCCTCGACTGGCTTGTGGAGCATGGCTTGGTCATGAAGAAGAAGATCGCCGGGCAGCGTGGCCACGAATACTTTCCGACCGCATGTTGCCAGGAACTACAGCCCATCATCCTCGCGCTTGGTGGCTGGGGCATGCGCTGGGCGCGATCCAATCTGACCGACAAAGACTACGACGTGGAAATGCTGATGCTGTACCTGAAGCGCAGCATCGTGACCGAAAAGCTCATTGGCAGGGAAACCGTGGTCCGTTTCAAGTTCACTGATGTCGAGACCTACCCGGACTGGTGGCTGGTAGTGGCGGGCGACGAGATCGATCTGTGCGTGAAGGATCCGGGCAAGGACGTCGATGTGTATTTCACCTGCGGCGTCAAGACCCTGGCTGATATCTGGATGGGCGAAAACACTTACCGTGAGGCCATGCGCGATGGCGGGCTGAGTGTGGTGGGACACAGGGCGCTGACACAGAACGTCGGCGCATGGATGCGCAACGCCATTTTTGTCGATCCTGCGTTTTCCAGGGTGGAATAG
- a CDS encoding carboxymuconolactone decarboxylase family protein: protein MTPFKIYSPETAHPPADDLLASIRTTLGFVPNVVGATAESTPALQAFMELNDRFAESSFDATGRELIQIAASVENQCGYCVAGHTAFAQMQSVPSEVIDAVRNNRPIDDHKLEALNRFTRAVMRERGMIREQDLKRFLDAGYSRAQVLEVILGVCVKTFSNLASNVIGIPLDDAFVGHAWSPETPHTRQRLRAVN, encoded by the coding sequence GTGACCCCATTCAAGATCTATTCCCCCGAGACCGCCCATCCCCCCGCGGACGACTTGCTGGCGAGCATCCGGACCACGCTGGGTTTCGTGCCCAACGTCGTCGGGGCCACCGCCGAATCCACGCCTGCGCTTCAAGCGTTCATGGAACTCAACGACCGCTTCGCCGAATCCTCCTTCGACGCCACGGGCCGTGAGTTGATCCAGATCGCCGCCAGCGTGGAGAACCAGTGCGGCTACTGTGTGGCCGGCCACACCGCTTTTGCGCAAATGCAGTCCGTTCCCAGCGAGGTGATCGACGCCGTGCGCAACAACCGCCCCATCGACGATCACAAGCTCGAGGCCCTGAACCGCTTTACCCGCGCCGTCATGCGCGAGCGAGGCATGATCCGCGAACAGGACCTGAAGCGATTCCTCGACGCCGGTTACTCGCGCGCGCAGGTGCTCGAAGTGATTCTTGGCGTCTGCGTCAAAACCTTCAGCAATCTCGCCAGCAATGTGATCGGCATTCCGCTCGACGACGCCTTCGTCGGTCACGCCTGGTCACCTGAAACACCCCATACGCGCCAGAGACTTCGCGCAGTCAACTGA
- a CDS encoding FAD-binding oxidoreductase encodes MIEFKTSQGGKARIDDDKLEALRCALRGSLLMPADDGYDISRTLWNGMVDRHPAAIVRAAGAGDVMQAVNFSRDNDLLLAVRGGGHNIAGKAACDGGLMLDLSAMKSVRVDPAAKRARVEPGALLSDFDRETQAFGLSTPTGINSTTGMSGLTLGGGFGWQSRKHGLTIDNLVAADVVLASGEFVQTNATQHPDLFWALRGGGGNFGVVTSFEYRLHPLGPQVLAGLVVYPLDQATQVFEGYRKFAAAASDDMTAWLVMRKAPPLPFLPVEVHGKEVVVVAFCWIGDLSKGEEVTKPLHGLGKPYGAHAGPMPFADWQTAFDPLLGPGARNYWKSHDFKAMTVDVERILCDAVAKLPDDECEVFIGHLGGATNRIGAADTAYPHRDAEFVVNVHTRWRKAADDKKCIAWARTLFDALAPHATSGVYVNFMSEDEAQRVATGAYGANFDRLSVLKAKYDPANLFSQNQNIAPKA; translated from the coding sequence ATGATTGAATTCAAGACATCCCAAGGCGGCAAGGCCCGCATCGATGACGACAAACTCGAGGCCCTGCGCTGTGCGCTACGCGGCAGCTTGCTGATGCCGGCGGACGATGGCTACGACATATCGCGCACGCTGTGGAATGGCATGGTCGACCGCCACCCCGCGGCCATCGTGCGTGCCGCCGGTGCCGGCGACGTGATGCAGGCGGTCAATTTTTCGCGAGACAACGACTTGCTGCTGGCGGTGCGCGGCGGTGGCCACAACATCGCCGGCAAGGCCGCGTGCGACGGCGGGCTGATGCTCGATCTGTCGGCGATGAAGTCGGTGCGTGTCGACCCGGCCGCCAAGCGGGCACGGGTCGAACCCGGCGCGCTGTTGAGCGATTTCGACCGCGAGACGCAGGCCTTCGGCCTGAGTACGCCCACTGGCATCAATTCCACCACCGGCATGTCCGGGCTCACGCTCGGCGGTGGTTTTGGCTGGCAGAGCCGCAAGCACGGGCTGACCATCGACAATCTCGTGGCTGCCGATGTGGTGCTGGCCTCGGGTGAGTTTGTGCAGACCAATGCCACGCAGCATCCGGATCTGTTCTGGGCGCTACGCGGCGGCGGTGGCAACTTCGGTGTCGTCACCTCCTTCGAATACCGGCTGCACCCACTGGGCCCGCAGGTGCTGGCCGGGCTGGTGGTCTATCCACTTGACCAGGCCACGCAAGTGTTCGAGGGTTATCGCAAATTCGCTGCCGCGGCCAGCGACGATATGACCGCGTGGCTGGTGATGCGCAAAGCGCCGCCGCTGCCCTTCCTGCCGGTCGAGGTACATGGCAAGGAGGTGGTCGTCGTCGCCTTCTGCTGGATCGGCGATCTGAGCAAGGGCGAAGAAGTCACCAAGCCGCTGCATGGCCTCGGCAAACCCTACGGCGCGCACGCCGGGCCCATGCCCTTCGCCGACTGGCAGACCGCCTTCGACCCGTTGCTGGGGCCGGGTGCGCGCAACTACTGGAAGTCGCACGACTTCAAGGCCATGACCGTGGATGTCGAGCGCATTCTGTGCGACGCCGTCGCCAAGCTGCCTGACGACGAGTGCGAGGTCTTCATCGGTCATTTGGGTGGCGCGACGAACCGGATCGGCGCAGCCGACACCGCCTACCCGCACCGTGACGCCGAATTCGTCGTCAACGTTCACACACGCTGGCGCAAGGCCGCCGACGACAAGAAATGCATCGCCTGGGCACGTACCCTGTTCGATGCGCTGGCGCCACACGCCACCAGCGGCGTCTACGTCAACTTCATGTCCGAGGACGAAGCGCAGCGTGTGGCGACCGGCGCCTATGGCGCCAACTTCGATCGGCTGTCGGTACTGAAGGCGAAATACGATCCGGCGAACCTGTTCTCGCAGAATCAGAACATTGCGCCCAAAGCGTAA
- a CDS encoding SDR family oxidoreductase translates to MRRDADRRPRRIFITGASSGIGAALARHYARGDVRLGLVGRRREALEALAAECGGKAQVFVADVADASAMHRAAAQFVAAGGLPDIVIASAGVSVGTLTEHAEDADAFARVMHTNVLGMVHTFQPFVAPMRAAGAGTLVGIASVAGVRGLPGAGAYSASKAAVRRYLESLRVELHGSGVRVVTISPGYIDTPMTAINPYPMPFLMPAAAAAERMARAIDAGRRHVVIPWQMGWVARLLGWLPDPVYDRVFARAGRKPRGLPL, encoded by the coding sequence ATGCGCCGTGATGCCGACCGCCGGCCACGGCGCATTTTCATTACCGGCGCCTCCAGCGGTATCGGCGCCGCCCTGGCGCGCCACTACGCGCGTGGCGACGTGCGGCTCGGTCTGGTCGGCCGCCGGCGCGAGGCGCTCGAAGCGCTGGCCGCCGAGTGCGGCGGCAAGGCGCAGGTGTTCGTGGCCGATGTGGCCGACGCTTCAGCCATGCACCGCGCGGCGGCGCAGTTCGTTGCCGCGGGCGGTCTGCCCGACATCGTGATCGCCAGTGCCGGCGTGTCGGTCGGCACCCTGACCGAGCACGCCGAAGACGCCGACGCCTTCGCCCGCGTCATGCACACCAATGTGCTCGGCATGGTGCATACCTTCCAGCCCTTTGTGGCGCCGATGCGTGCGGCTGGTGCCGGCACGCTGGTCGGCATCGCCTCGGTCGCCGGCGTGCGCGGCCTGCCCGGCGCGGGGGCCTACAGCGCCTCCAAGGCCGCGGTGCGGCGTTATCTGGAAAGCCTGCGGGTCGAGCTGCATGGCAGCGGCGTGCGCGTGGTGACGATCTCGCCGGGCTACATCGACACGCCGATGACGGCAATCAACCCATACCCGATGCCCTTTCTGATGCCCGCCGCGGCGGCGGCCGAACGCATGGCGCGCGCCATCGATGCCGGCCGGCGCCATGTGGTGATTCCCTGGCAGATGGGCTGGGTGGCCCGGTTGCTGGGCTGGTTGCCCGACCCGGTGTACGACCGCGTCTTTGCCCGCGCCGGCCGCAAGCCGCGCGGTCTGCCGCTGTAG